CAGATTGCCAAAGAGTTATGACTACCATCAGATGCCGGCTCCGTTCATACAGGTCTGATAATGTCTTCAACATTAGGTTTCCCTGTGCGTTCTGCTTGATAAGGTTACCTAGCCTCTAATTTGCCATCTGCAATGACCTTTTTTCCCCCTTTCAATTGAAGTGAATTTAATTGTACAGATCAAACTATTGAAAATTCTTGCACTACTGGGTGCTGGCGACAAGCAAGCAAGTGAACACATGTATACTGTTGTTGGGGATATATTTAAGAAGTGTGATCCTTTGAGTAATATAGGAAATGCTGTACTTTACCAAAGTATATGTTGCGTCTCTTCTATTTACCCGAATCTTAAATTGCTGGAAGCTGCTGCTGATGTAATCTCTAGATTTTTGAAGGTTTGGTTATACTACCCTGTGATTATCTGCTCTGTTGTTGACATTAATCAACTTTCGCTTTGACCTATATTTACTTGACACAATTTTGTGGCCAGAGTGATAGTCATAATCTAAAATATATGGGCATCGATGCACTTGGTCGCCTTATAAAGCTAAGTCCAGACATTGCTGAACAACACCAGCTAGCTGTTATTGATTGTATGGAGGTGAGTGATGTTGTCTTCTCTGCCTGGTGGCTAGCCAGTGATAAAAATGCAATCTACATGTATGCAGATAGGCCCTtgccttttctcttcttttggtTTTGGTGTATTTTAATAGATTAAGCTGCattccaattttatttttatccttAAACTTAAAAGTGCAAGTTGTGAGTGGACAAGATGATTGTCATTATCTCCCACAACTAATGATCTACTTGTATATGTGACAGTTGCTTTCTTAGGTATTGTTTAGAATAATTTACAGATTGCAATTTAACTGATTTCAATTACAAATATGTTGTCTACTACTCTATATTCAAGTTCCCTACAGGAACATCCGATAAAATGGGAATGATACAGCTCTATATTCAAGGTTGATTTGTATGCGTACTAGTGCTACCGTGAATTATATTTGATCCCAGTTTTGGTGTTTGTTTCTCAGGATCCAGACGATACTTTAAAGAGAAAAACATTTGAACTATTGTATACAATGACCAAGTCCACCAATGTGGAAGTGATTGTCGATCGCATGATTGAATATATGATTAGCATTACTGACCATCACTATAAGACATATATTGCATCAAGATGTGTTAAACTTGCAGAGGAATTTGCACCTAATAACCATTGGTTCATTCAGGTATTTCGACCTTGTCTCGTTCTTTTCTGTTTGTTGAGTGATTATTATTGCTGTTCGAGTATCAGCCAGATTCCTTAATCCTCTTCAGACCATTAATAAAGTTTTTGAACACGCTGGAGATTTGGTGAATATTAAAGTTGCACATGATTTGATGCGGTTGATCGCTGAAGGATTCAGAGAAGACGGTGATACAGTGGATAGCGAGCTGAGATCATCTGCTGTATGTGACTTTGTTAGCACTCTGGTATTTTGTTTGCTAAAATGTTATCACAGCCACAGGCAGTCAGGCACGGTGTAACAATATCATGTATGCACTTTTGCATATCATGTGGTGGCTGTGTACTTCACTATACCTGTAATCTTTTGTAAAATCCAGTGGGTGCCTGTTGGAAAGTTTTTCATGCTGTTGTGCTTCAACacatgtttttaaaaatatgtgaCTTTATTATTTGTGTTTTAATTTACAAACTTAAAACGATTGTTTTGCACCTCTTAGCATCACTTTAGGAGCCCTTACGATTCAAAAAGTTTCTTTGTTGCCTGTCATTGATGATGAacacactttttttttgtttagatGCGTTATCtctttgttgattttttttaatgattggTTTGATATACACTATGTACTAGGGTTTAGAGGAAATCATTTGTCTATGCCTAAACTTATAATGTAACCATTGTTTTTGTTTCCCATGCATAATTTTACTTGTTTTTAAAGTGTACATAAAATGGTGTCATTATGTATTATACAATGGATGGTCCTAGTGTCAATAAGGGTTAACGGAAATAGTAATGGATATTAGAGTAAACGGGTACAAGTCATGTGGCCACCTACCCAGGATTTAAGATTCTATTTGTTACTTTGACAATCACACGTATTAGGGTCAAGGATTGTCTCCTAAGAATAGCTTAGATGCAACTACGCTGGCAGGACACTcttgctctctctctctctcacacacacacataaaAGAACTATTATGCATTACCTTCATTTCCCTTTTATCTGGAATGCGTTGACCATAAGTGAAACCACAAAGATCGTAATTCTGGGATTGAATGTCAACGAATTCTTTCTTTAAATTTCTGTCATTGTCTTCAATAGGTTCCTTACTAAATTAAACTATTTACTATGCATAGGTGGAGTCATATTTGCGAATTATTGGGAACCCAAAGCTTCCATCTGCATTTCTGCAGGTACTGTTCAATTTTGGATATAAAAAACTGCAAAACTAACGCCCCTTTTTAATACCTTGAGTTCTGATTTCAGGTCATCTGTTGGGTTCTTGGGGAGTATGGGACTGCTGATGGAAAGTACTCTGCTTCATATATTGCTGGAAAACTCTGTGATGTAGCCGAAGCATATTCAAACGATGAAAGTGTCAAGGTATGATTTTGGCGGTATAGGGAGGTTAACCTTATTCATTGTAACCATATTGCCTttgtttgattttcttcttctagaCATGTATATATAATGGGCTGGGCTTTAATTTGGTCACAGAATTAtggaaattttttattaattttttccaATTTCTTGTTCTTCATAACAAAATACTGCAATGTTTAATTTCTATGGCTTGGAACTTATAAGAAACACAATGAATTTTTGATATGGACACTTTGGAAATATGGATGACGAAAAAAGAACAGGAAAAAAGTAACTGTTGTACATCATTAGTTGAAAGTAAATTTTAGATTGTGCTGAAATTACACGAACAATTGCTAAATGTACAACAAACAGACTGCCGGTATAATTTTTGACATAATCTACTTGGGACTTGGGAGTATAAACAGTTACGGTAAAGCTAGCAGCTGTAGcaattgttctttttttcttttatctaaaCTGGTTATTTGTTGAGTGCCGTTCTCAGACCGGAATGTTCTTGGAATGCCAAGAAGTTGTGCTATAGGTTTACTGAAGGACTGCAATTCTTGTCTTTCCTCTTTGATAAAAACATTTCTTATCTTCCTGAAAACTTATAAGAGCAATAGCGGGTTATATTATTTTCCTGCATGGACAAGAAATTACTGTAGCTGTAGCCTATAGACTATCATCATCACTTGTGTTATTagtaaacatttttttttgtgaaaCAGAAGATGTTAAGATTGCTATATTGTTACACATGTTACTTGTTTGGAGGTTAAGCAGTTATTCCCATATCCCAACCTGTCACTTTTCTGTTGTCTAATTCTTGGAACATTGAGCTTTGCCATGATTTTTAAGAGTTAACGTATATCGCTGACTCTTGACTGATGTTGTGGTTCTTTTTGAAGGCTTATGCGGTAAcagctctcatgaaagtatatgcaTTTGAGAAGATGTCCGGAAGAACAGTGGATATACTACCTGAGGTAAATTTAAGACTTTCATGTTTGCTGTTTCTTTATTTCTCTGAAAAGGATGTTGTCTTTGGAAGAATTACAACTTCAGCTGGTTGTTGATTCAGTTTGTGGAACATGGAAGGGTTAATTTGTTTACTGACCAAGAAATTCGTTGCTTCTCTTTCCATTTCCcagtttcttttttctcttaaatTCAAATCTTAAGCATCTGATATGTGTCCCTCTCTAGTATTTCCTCTGAACGTTTCTGTCTTCTCTGTGTTTGACAGAGTATTGGGTGTTCATCCCATTTTTAGTGcgtttcatttaaaaaaaaacatagtttAAGTATGAACTATGAATTAATCATCATAGGTTTACCTAGTTGTAAAAGAGAAACATAGTTTCAATAACTAAGAGGTCATGGCTTTAGTCCATGGAGGTGGGCCGGTGGCCAAATATgaattaatttcctacgagCTTCTTTAACaccaaatgttgtagggtcaaCCGGGTTGTCCcgtgagattagtcgaggtgcTTGTAAGCTGGTCCCGACACTCATGgataccaaaaagaaaaagtatgCACTATGATTTGGTgtatttcaaattgtttcttCTTCTGTTGCAGTGTCAATCTTTGATCGAAGAACTATCAGCATCCAACTCAACAGATTTGCAGCAACGTGCGTACGAATTGCAGGCCACCATAGGTTTAGACGCTGAAGCTGTTGGGAATATAATGCCAGCTGATGCAAGCTGTGAAGATATTGAGGTGACATTTTTCTCCGCAagactatttatttattttccccTACTGGTCATAAAAGAAATGTCAATTCATGTCATCTTGGAAGACGTTAAATTGGTTTGCATTTGtctatttttgtttgtttcttctGCTCAATTTCTGAATGATATTCTTAGGCCAACTTCCCGTTTTAATGTACATTTGCTATTCTTTTCTACCTGATTTGTGTTTCTGAGCTCACGATGAATTGAAATATAGACTTGAGTGTGTTTGACATACATTTTAAAGTGCTTTGGGAGGACTAGAAGCGTTTTATATTTGATTATAAAGAGGGAGAAATAATGTTTTGCACTTTGTAAAATTTTCTATACTGAAAAGTATGAAAATTtccaaaaacaaataaaaattatttacgaTACTTCTATATgaaatatttcattaattttcttcaaaaaaaacatttatatgAAAAGATTTTCActtgaaaataattttgaaattggCTTCCCAAATCTATCTTTAATCTCTAATATTCTTCAAATTTGATTCTATGGCTCTGTTGTAGTTACACATTTCAATTCTTTTTGCAGATTGACAAGGATCTTCCATTCCTCAATAGTTATGTGCAACGGTCACTAGAAAATGGTGCACAGCCTTATATTCCCGAGAGTCAGCGAAATAGGATGGATGACATTAGTGCCATCAAAAGTCTTGACCAACGTGAAACTGTGTCACACGGCCTTAGGTTTGAGGCTTATGAGCTCCCAAAGCCTCCAGTGCCAACGAGTATCCCTCCCATTTCACCTGCAATCTCAGCTGAACTGGTTCCTGTTCCGGAACCATATCATCCTAGGGAGACACACCAGTCTACCTCAGAACCATCTGTATCAGATGATGGTGCATCTCAAGTTAAGTTACGACTCGACGGTGTTCAGAAAAAGTGGGGCAGACCAACTTATTCTTCTTCTCCTGGTTCATCTGTGTCAACTTCTACTCCTACTCAGAAAGCAGTAAATGGGGTATCACAAGTAGACAACACCAGTACTGTAAGCTCGAAACCCACAAGTTATGCCTCGAGGACTCCAGAACCTGAGATTTCTTTGGAGAAACAAAAGCTTGCTGCTTCCTTATTTGGAGGTTCATCCAAACCTGAAAAAAGGGCACCTTCTGCTGCCCATAAAACTCCAAAGACGCACCATGGTGCCAATAAGGTTCATGCAGCTAAGACGACAGTTGTACCACCAGAAGTCCCTCCTCCTGACCTTCTGGACTTGGGCGAAGCAACTGTCACCAGTAGTGCACCATCTATTGATCCATTTATGCAGTTGGAAGGGCTTCTTGATGAAAGCCAGGTCTTGTCGACAGAAAATTCTAAAGCTGTTGGACCCAATAAAGAACCAGATTTTATGGATTTATTTTACGGGACAACCTTGAGTGGACAAGGAAGCAACTTCGTTGATCTCCTATCCTCCAATAAGGATGATTTGGATTTTACTTCTGAAATGTCGAAAGTTGCTGCGAAGACTGGTCAGGGAGAAACTATTGTTTCAAATTCAGCGCAATTCAGCAAGGGCCCCAACGTGAAGGCATCTTTGGAGAAAGATGCGGTTGTTAGACAGATGGGTGTGAACCCCACCAGTCAGAATCCAAACCTGTTCAAAGACTTACTTGGCTAAGGAGTTTCAAAGAATGCCCGCCCAAGCAAGACTTATTTATGACTTGTGCACATTATCATCTTCTGGCAGGATTCTCCATGGATCAGCAACTAAAATTATTCCAATGACAGACGATTGAAACGACACATGCACCTGGAACGAACTGCTTAAAAACCTCAAAGGCTGTGAAATTCCGGTGCAGGTATGTACTTATTCCCAGATTAGTTTACTTTTTTGTACTAGTAGAGACAATATTGAGCTTTTGTACGAATAGAAAACTTGTTGGGATTTCCAAATTTggggggaaaaagaaaagattccagAGCATGCGTGGGGTTTTGGAAAACTCGAGAGGCAACCAGAAAATGATGTgatgtttgttttgttttgttctttattttctttgcCCTCCCTAGGAGTGAGAGTACATTCTGTTATATACTTCATTACAATGCAGAATAAGGgaaggttttttctttttgtgtcttctattcttttttctcttctcttgTAAGTGAAGTTATATTGGACAGGTCTCTTTTCAACTACCCATTATTCTTCTTCCACCATCTTCTTTTGCATAATAAGTTCAAGTTTTTGTGGAACATGAGAAGCCCTTCTCTGCAATGTCAACTTTGGCTTTTTCCCCCTTCTTTCTTGTTGAATTCAACGATCtttattttttgttgaattCAACTACTAGTGAAAGGAAGAGGTTTGAACTATATGTCTTAATCAGTTGAGTCATTTTCACATTGGTCTAAGTTTTCTATCGTGCAAATTTGCCAAAAGTCTTGTAGTTGTCTATTTGAGATATTATAATTTATGAGATTCACAATTTTCATGGTTAGGCCTACTAGAGTCGGGGAACCTAGAAGGAACGTTTTGGTTTAAAGGAATTCAATGAAAGTTTATTGCTCTCTTACCATGCAatatctttattttaaataaaccATATTCATTCAAATGTTTTCGATTGAATTTTCACATCATTTCATCTTAAATTTGATTAAGGTGTATTCTCTAATATTTCTCTCGCTCTATCTACTCATAAaattttgtctttctttttttccattttgttgTGTTATGATTTTTCTATTCTTATCATGCTATATTAGTTTAATGCTatactttttcatttttgtattcACTTCgtttataataaataatttataacTATTCTATATGTAGATATTTCATGgcatttaattttgtaattgattttttatatttgatattatttaacagttatttttccttttctaaatTTTTGATCAAGGTGATAGGATCTGAAATATACTATCGTCCTCTTCTCAATTTCTGGTCGTTTCCGTGTTTAATGTGCCAAAGTGTCTTACTTTTAGATTTTTGGCGCCCATGATGtagaaaaaatcatttggaGCAAAATGGAGCTAAAATAGACAAATTTTTGGTAAAATTGCA
This region of Cucumis melo cultivar AY chromosome 7, USDA_Cmelo_AY_1.0, whole genome shotgun sequence genomic DNA includes:
- the LOC103487626 gene encoding AP-4 complex subunit epsilon; protein product: MEQLKTIGRELAMGSQGGFGQSKEFLDLIKSIGEARSKAEEERIIIHEMETLKRRLTDPDIPKRKMKEYIIRLVYVEMLGHDASFGYIHAVKMTHDDNLLLKRTGYLAVTLFLNEDHDLIILIVNTIQKDLKSDNYLIVCAALNAVCRLINEETIPAVLPQVVELLGHSKEAVRKKAIMALHRFHQKSPSSISHLLSNFRKRLCDNDPGVMGATLCPLFDLITTDVHSYKDLVVSFVSILKQVAERRLPKSYDYHQMPAPFIQIKLLKILALLGAGDKQASEHMYTVVGDIFKKCDPLSNIGNAVLYQSICCVSSIYPNLKLLEAAADVISRFLKSDSHNLKYMGIDALGRLIKLSPDIAEQHQLAVIDCMEDPDDTLKRKTFELLYTMTKSTNVEVIVDRMIEYMISITDHHYKTYIASRCVKLAEEFAPNNHWFIQTINKVFEHAGDLVNIKVAHDLMRLIAEGFREDGDTVDSELRSSAVESYLRIIGNPKLPSAFLQVICWVLGEYGTADGKYSASYIAGKLCDVAEAYSNDESVKAYAVTALMKVYAFEKMSGRTVDILPECQSLIEELSASNSTDLQQRAYELQATIGLDAEAVGNIMPADASCEDIEIDKDLPFLNSYVQRSLENGAQPYIPESQRNRMDDISAIKSLDQRETVSHGLRFEAYELPKPPVPTSIPPISPAISAELVPVPEPYHPRETHQSTSEPSVSDDGASQVKLRLDGVQKKWGRPTYSSSPGSSVSTSTPTQKAVNGVSQVDNTSTVSSKPTSYASRTPEPEISLEKQKLAASLFGGSSKPEKRAPSAAHKTPKTHHGANKVHAAKTTVVPPEVPPPDLLDLGEATVTSSAPSIDPFMQLEGLLDESQVLSTENSKAVGPNKEPDFMDLFYGTTLSGQGSNFVDLLSSNKDDLDFTSEMSKVAAKTGQGETIVSNSAQFSKGPNVKASLEKDAVVRQMGVNPTSQNPNLFKDLLG